The following coding sequences lie in one Fusobacterium sp. FSA-380-WT-3A genomic window:
- a CDS encoding TSUP family transporter, producing MEFDLNIFIFLSFSCFLAAFIDAIAGGGGVISLPAYMISGIPLHYALGSNKFAVTFGCLGSSLKYILLGKINLKILKYPIIISFIGGILGAKTATLIKEDILEYIVLILLIFTLIYTLLNKNLGLKNEFIKINKKINFLGTFWSFILAFYSGFFGPGSGGLMMLMFIKIYKYDFVTASANAKIISFISTFSGLLSFIYLGKINYLYSIPMGILMFLGGQLGAKYAISKGVKFIKVIFILISFLTIVGICINIFIK from the coding sequence ATGGAATTTGATTTAAATATTTTTATTTTTTTAAGTTTCTCTTGTTTCTTAGCTGCTTTTATAGATGCTATTGCAGGTGGAGGTGGAGTTATAAGTTTACCAGCATATATGATATCTGGAATACCTTTACATTATGCTTTAGGTTCAAATAAATTCGCTGTAACTTTTGGATGTTTAGGAAGTAGTTTAAAATACATATTATTAGGAAAAATTAATCTAAAAATTTTAAAATATCCAATAATCATTTCCTTTATTGGTGGAATATTAGGAGCAAAAACTGCAACTTTAATAAAAGAAGATATTTTAGAATATATTGTATTAATTTTATTAATTTTTACATTAATTTACACTCTATTAAATAAAAATCTAGGACTAAAAAACGAATTTATTAAAATAAATAAAAAAATAAATTTTCTTGGAACTTTTTGGTCTTTTATATTAGCCTTTTATTCTGGATTTTTTGGTCCTGGTAGTGGTGGACTAATGATGCTTATGTTTATAAAAATTTACAAATATGATTTTGTTACAGCTTCTGCTAATGCTAAAATTATTAGTTTTATATCTACTTTTTCTGGTTTATTATCATTTATATATTTAGGAAAAATTAATTATCTTTATTCTATACCAATGGGAATATTAATGTTTTTAGGTGGACAATTAGGAGCAAAATATGCTATATCAAAAGGGGTAAAATTTATAAAAGTAATTTTTATTCTAATATCATTTCTTACAATAGTAGGTATTTGTATTAATATTTTTATAAAATAA
- a CDS encoding sodium/glutamate symporter translates to MQFTAWSMLLDFCIMSGLLFIAQMMRSKIKFLQNYYIPSSLVAGFLGLFGGPQFLNILPFSSQTGSYAYLLVCVLFAGIFLGKQEKFNLKETVHKVGDTFLINMSSEFMCFGLACLLGGILMKVFFPSVFTEIAILLPSGFMGGHGYAAAIGGTLNTLLNRTDGVVIGQTFATIGLLVGIFGGIICINYATRKRATKLIESIGSLPEECKTGMIPVEKRQTMGDETVHPMAMDPLAWHIGLILMTTGIGFAIYSFYKQYFPNIEVPLMCVAMLVGVFIQALLNKIGYGSYVDKRVIDRIGSGVTDYLVAFGVATIQVSVVLDFIGPILVLCIIGTGWPIILVFYVARKLFRNFWFERSIFIFGYITGVVAVGVTLLRIVDPEMKSGTLDDFGTAYTLQSIIELFLITMVPVFCVSIGVIPIGIILTAIAVGMLLLCKIKYGSYNLPMDALRPGEAEIIGKK, encoded by the coding sequence TTTACAGCATGGTCAATGTTATTAGATTTTTGTATTATGTCAGGTTTATTATTCATAGCTCAAATGATGAGAAGTAAAATTAAATTTTTACAAAATTACTACATTCCATCATCATTGGTTGCTGGTTTTTTAGGATTATTTGGGGGTCCACAATTCTTAAATATTCTACCTTTTAGTTCTCAAACAGGTTCTTACGCTTATTTATTAGTTTGTGTTTTATTTGCTGGAATATTTTTAGGAAAACAGGAAAAATTTAATTTAAAAGAAACTGTCCATAAAGTTGGAGATACATTCTTAATAAATATGTCAAGTGAATTTATGTGTTTTGGACTAGCTTGTTTATTGGGTGGTATCCTAATGAAAGTTTTTTTCCCAAGTGTTTTTACTGAAATAGCAATTCTTTTACCATCAGGATTTATGGGGGGACATGGTTATGCAGCTGCTATAGGTGGAACATTAAATACTCTATTAAACAGAACTGATGGAGTAGTAATAGGACAGACATTTGCTACTATTGGATTATTAGTTGGAATATTTGGAGGAATAATTTGTATAAACTATGCAACTAGAAAAAGAGCTACTAAATTGATAGAAAGTATTGGTTCTCTTCCAGAAGAATGTAAAACAGGTATGATTCCAGTTGAAAAAAGACAAACAATGGGGGATGAAACAGTACATCCAATGGCAATGGACCCATTAGCTTGGCATATTGGCCTTATACTTATGACAACAGGAATCGGATTTGCAATTTATAGTTTTTATAAACAATATTTTCCAAATATAGAAGTTCCTTTAATGTGTGTAGCTATGTTAGTTGGAGTATTTATCCAAGCATTATTAAATAAAATAGGTTACGGTTCATATGTAGATAAAAGAGTTATTGATAGAATAGGAAGTGGGGTAACAGATTATTTAGTTGCTTTTGGGGTAGCAACAATTCAGGTATCAGTAGTTTTAGATTTTATAGGGCCTATATTAGTTTTATGTATAATAGGTACTGGTTGGCCTATAATTTTAGTATTCTATGTTGCTAGAAAGTTATTTAGAAATTTCTGGTTTGAAAGATCTATATTTATTTTTGGATATATAACTGGAGTTGTAGCAGTGGGAGTCACTTTACTAAGAATAGTAGACCCTGAAATGAAGAGTGGTACATTAGATGATTTTGGAACTGCATATACTCTACAATCAATCATTGAATTATTCTTAATAACAATGGTTCCTGTGTTTTGTGTATCTATAGGAGTCATTCCTATAGGAATAATACTAACTGCAATAGCTGTAGGAATGTTACTATTATGTAAAATTAAATATGGTTCTTATAATTTGCCAATGGATGCTTTAAGACCTGGTGAAGCAGAAATTATAGGAAAAAAATAA